Within the Haloarcula sp. CBA1127 genome, the region AAATGCACCACGAAGTGCGCGCCGGACAGTCGGTGAGCGCACGCAGGGGGTCACAGCGGACAGTTCTACAGGTGACGCTCCGACAGTACTGCCAGCGGATGGAACTGCCAGTGTCGGGCTATGACTCGTGCTGGAGCAATCGGTCAGCCCGCGTTTCAAGCTCCGTCTCGTCAATTTCGCCCGATGCGTACTGTTGTTTGAGCGTCTCCAGCGAGTCCGGCTCGGCAGTTGCCTCGCCCTGTAGCTGCACGTACAGCAAAGCGCCGACCGCCACAGCAGCGATGACGAACGCTACGAGCAACAGCCACCAGCCGCCGGGGGCCATGCCCATGCCCGTCGCCCCACCGTGGGGCCCCATCGGTCCGTGCTGGAGTAGCGCAGTTGTTGGCGAAAGCATCTGGGACACCTCTATGTGTAGCTACGGGTCCCAGCCCATAATCAGGGGTGCTGGTTCCCACTGACTGAGAACACAAAGCGGGCCAAGAAGCGGTGAGTGTAGCGCTGAGAGGGAGGTCTGTAACCGGTGGTATCTGTGGGTCGCGACACCGGTTCACCCGACTCGGAATTCACGGCCATACCAGTCGTCGATTCGAAGTTCGTACGGCGTTGTCGTCGATGTATCGTCCCAGCTGACTGGATTAGGGGCGAACTGTGTGTTGCTTGCCAGCGAGGCGAGGGCCGGCTCTACCTCGTCATAGGTCGCCTCTACCAGCTCACCCGTAACCACGACGCTTCGCCAGACCGATTTGGGTTCGGTCTCCTCGTACACGGTGAACCCGACAGTGGCGTCAGCCGCCAGATAGCGGTGTTTCTGGCTCTCATCGCTCTCTGAAAGGTGAAACGCCAGGCTATCGGTCGCCGGGTCGTACCCGAACGCGACCGGGAGCGGGTATGGAGCCGCACCTGTCGGGCCGGACAGTGCCAGCACACCGATTCCGTTGTCAGTGAGGACGTCGACGACCGTTTCGTCACGTAATTCTCGCATCCCGACTGCGATGTTAACTGGAAACTACTTGGGATGCAGACCGCATTTTCACTCGGTGGGAACGTGAGAGTTGCTTTTCAAATAATGGGTAACAGAACAGGTATGGGCACAGAGTCGGCGGGAGAGTTCGCCGAATGGGACGAAGAACGGTACAGCACAGATATCGAGCGGTTCGATGAGCAGCACAAGCGACTGTTTGGACTGCTGAACGATCTCCACACGGCGATGAACGAGGGCCACTCCGAGGAGGAGGTCGGTGACATTCTCCGGGAACTCGAACGTTACACGGAGTACCACTTCGGTGACGAGGAAGAATTCATGCAGAACTGTGGCTACGCCATGGACTGCAGCGACTGTTTCTACAATCACCGTGAGATGCACGAGGAGTTCGCCGACAAGGTGCGAGAACTCCGCGAGAAACACGAGAACGGGGAGTACGTCACGATGGAGGTCCTGACAGTTGCACGGGACTGGCTCGATGCACACATCGCCGCTGGCGACGAGGACCAGAACTACGCTGACTACTTCCAGAGCGAGGTCAGCGACGACTACGAGTACGAACCCGGGCAGTTGTATCAGGACCGGACAACATCGGAGGACCCCGTGCCAGTAGACCGCCAGCCCGAAGACGCCGGCGTGCGCCTCGACAGCGACATCTACGACGGAGGCTCGCTTTCGGTCCCGGACGGGTCAGTAGCGGCCTGGTTCGAAGACATCGTTTCGGACCACGAGGACCGGACCGCGGCGCTCGTCCGGGATGACGGCGAGTTCGTCGAACGGAGTTTCGAGGAACTGGCCGAGCGGGCGAAGGCAGTTGCGGGCGGCCTCCTCTCGACGGAACTGCGCCCCGGGGACCGACTGGCAATCAGAGCACAGTCCCAGTACGAGTGGTCCGTGCTCGACCTGGCCTGTCACTTCGCCGGGCTGGTCCCGGTCGCACTTTACCCATCTGCGAGCGACGACCGGGCAGCCCAGATTATCGAGCGGACCGGCGCAACCGGACTCGTGGCAGCGGGAGACGTGGCCGACGACCTTGCGATGGCTGTCGAGACTGTGCTCGATTTTGATGCCCTCCCGACGGACGAGGCGAGAGTGCTCCCCGGCCTGCAGACGGACGGTGACGAGGTTGCGACAGTCGCGTTCGACGTGGCTTCCCCCGCAGAGAAAGCCGGCTGTGCGCTGACACACCGAAATCTGCTGGCGGCAGCAGAGAGCCTCCGCGAGGCGCTTCCTACCGGCCCCGAAGCGACTGGGACCTGTTCGCTTCCGCTGGCGCACATCTACCAGCGTGTTTCGACGTACTATCTCTGGGCGACCGGGAGCGCCGTCGCCTACCTTGGGGCCGAGGACTTCGTCGACCAGCTCGCGGCTGTTAAGCCGGATGTGCTTGTCGGTGTCCCGAAGATGTACCAGCAGCTCTACGGGACGATACAGGACCGTCTCGGCGACATGGGCTGGATGAAACGGAAGGTCGGCGGTCGAGTGGCGTCCTACGGAGAGGGAATCGTCGAGGGACGGGGAACGCCGCTGAAATACAGAGCCGCCAACCGGCTCGTGTACGAGCCGCTGCGGCAAGAAGCGGGGCTATCAAACCTCACCTACGCTCTCTCCGGGACTGGCCGGCTCGACGACCATCTGCTGTACTTCTTCCGGGGGC harbors:
- a CDS encoding SHOCT domain-containing protein, with product MLSPTTALLQHGPMGPHGGATGMGMAPGGWWLLLVAFVIAAVAVGALLYVQLQGEATAEPDSLETLKQQYASGEIDETELETRADRLLQHES
- a CDS encoding pyridoxamine 5'-phosphate oxidase family protein produces the protein MRELRDETVVDVLTDNGIGVLALSGPTGAAPYPLPVAFGYDPATDSLAFHLSESDESQKHRYLAADATVGFTVYEETEPKSVWRSVVVTGELVEATYDEVEPALASLASNTQFAPNPVSWDDTSTTTPYELRIDDWYGREFRVG
- a CDS encoding bacteriohemerythrin; its protein translation is MGTESAGEFAEWDEERYSTDIERFDEQHKRLFGLLNDLHTAMNEGHSEEEVGDILRELERYTEYHFGDEEEFMQNCGYAMDCSDCFYNHREMHEEFADKVRELREKHENGEYVTMEVLTVARDWLDAHIAAGDEDQNYADYFQSEVSDDYEYEPGQLYQDRTTSEDPVPVDRQPEDAGVRLDSDIYDGGSLSVPDGSVAAWFEDIVSDHEDRTAALVRDDGEFVERSFEELAERAKAVAGGLLSTELRPGDRLAIRAQSQYEWSVLDLACHFAGLVPVALYPSASDDRAAQIIERTGATGLVAAGDVADDLAMAVETVLDFDALPTDEARVLPGLQTDGDEVATVAFDVASPAEKAGCALTHRNLLAAAESLREALPTGPEATGTCSLPLAHIYQRVSTYYLWATGSAVAYLGAEDFVDQLAAVKPDVLVGVPKMYQQLYGTIQDRLGDMGWMKRKVGGRVASYGEGIVEGRGTPLKYRAANRLVYEPLRQEAGLSNLTYALSGTGRLDDHLLYFFRGLGVPICELYGSVGTTGVGALNPAESFAQGSIGDPMPGVEIAVSENRELLLRGPTVLGGFLDSGQTGSQTLRDDWYHTGEVGEVGPDDTLSLGE